The Vibrio tubiashii ATCC 19109 genome has a segment encoding these proteins:
- the folK gene encoding 2-amino-4-hydroxy-6-hydroxymethyldihydropteridine diphosphokinase — protein sequence MITTYIGIGSNIDRRKHIQAAITELGAIGSDIRLSTIYECESIGFESNAFYNLVVEMKTSLTLTEFSRQLRKIELKWGRAENAGKFEPRTVDLDIILFGDQTCSSKPEIPRGDIFKYAFVLKPLFELCPQLVVPQDGRTIEQIWQQTSFDTDLEAIPLWFN from the coding sequence ATGATCACCACCTATATAGGTATTGGTTCAAACATTGACAGGCGCAAACATATCCAAGCCGCAATTACTGAGTTGGGTGCGATCGGTAGCGATATTCGTCTATCGACGATTTATGAGTGCGAGTCGATTGGCTTTGAGAGCAATGCCTTTTACAACCTTGTCGTAGAAATGAAAACATCGTTAACTTTAACGGAATTTTCACGACAACTGCGTAAAATTGAGCTCAAATGGGGGCGAGCTGAGAACGCTGGTAAATTTGAGCCTCGCACCGTCGATCTCGATATTATCCTGTTTGGTGATCAAACTTGTTCATCTAAGCCTGAGATACCGCGTGGTGATATTTTTAAATATGCCTTTGTTCTCAAGCCACTGTTTGAGCTTTGTCCGCAATTAGTTGTCCCTCAAGATGGACGGACGATTGAACAAATTTGGCAGCAGACCTCGTTTGATACTGATTTAGAAGCCATTCCCTTATGGTTTAACTAA
- a CDS encoding alpha/beta fold hydrolase has protein sequence MNKFAIDGREMAYQDIGQGPVIVLGHSYLWDSEMWAPQVAALSQDYRCIVPELWAHGQSDFAPESTRSLTDYAKQIVALMDHLDIETFSIIGLSVGGMWGTEVVSLVPQRVQLLVLMDTFVGLEPEVTHAKYFGMLDTISQLQAVPEPLVEAVTPLFFANNAQQDNPELVERFTESLRSLKGDRAVEVARVGRMVFGRRDQIEEIEKFALPVLIAVGQEDKPRPVLESYLMHDTISGSELIQIPKAGHISNLEQADFVTEMLKSFLERVNS, from the coding sequence ATGAATAAGTTTGCGATCGACGGGCGTGAAATGGCGTACCAAGATATTGGTCAAGGTCCAGTGATTGTTCTCGGCCACAGTTATCTTTGGGATAGCGAGATGTGGGCGCCACAAGTCGCTGCATTGAGCCAAGATTACCGCTGTATTGTTCCAGAGCTATGGGCGCATGGCCAATCAGACTTTGCACCAGAGTCGACGCGTTCTTTAACGGATTACGCTAAGCAGATTGTGGCATTGATGGATCATCTTGATATTGAAACCTTCTCAATTATCGGTCTGTCGGTGGGTGGTATGTGGGGCACTGAAGTGGTTAGCCTAGTACCACAACGCGTTCAGTTGCTAGTATTGATGGATACTTTTGTTGGTCTAGAGCCTGAAGTTACCCATGCGAAATACTTCGGTATGCTCGATACCATCAGCCAGCTACAAGCGGTACCAGAACCATTGGTTGAAGCGGTGACGCCACTGTTTTTTGCCAATAACGCACAGCAAGATAACCCAGAGTTGGTCGAAAGATTCACTGAATCTTTGCGCAGCTTGAAAGGTGATAGAGCGGTTGAAGTCGCTCGTGTAGGGCGCATGGTATTTGGTCGTCGCGACCAAATTGAAGAGATCGAAAAATTCGCTCTACCGGTTTTGATTGCGGTAGGCCAAGAAGATAAACCTCGTCCGGTTCTAGAGTCATACCTGATGCACGATACTATTTCTGGCTCAGAGCTTATTCAGATTCCGAAAGCGGGTCATATCTCTAATCTAGAGCAAGCGGATTTTGTTACCGAGATGCTTAAGAGCTTCTTAGAGCGCGTAAACTCTTAA
- the dnaG gene encoding DNA primase, whose product MAGHIPRSFIDDLLARLDIVDIIDARVKLKKKGKNYGACCPFHNEKTPSFSVSQEKQFYHCFGCGVHGNAIDFMMEYERLDFVEAIEELASYLGLEVPREQRQGGSFQSNQPKANSEQKRNLYDLMGSIGQFYRDQLKQPKSKVAIDYLKERGLSGQIVQKFGIGYVADEWDLVRKNFGQTPQTQEMLVSGGMLIENDKGNRYDRFRGRVMFPIRDRRGRVIGFGGRVIGDGTPKYLNSPETPIFHKGKELYGLYEVMQAYREPTQILVVEGYMDVVALAQYGVDYSVASLGTSTTGDHIQLLFRQTNTVVCCYDGDRAGKEAAWRALENALQYLKTGNTLKFLFLPDGEDPDSYVRKYGKEAFEQQIEQATPLSSYLFDNLIEIHSLNLGSNEGKSALRAHASALIDKIPDPYFQELLEKLLDERTGFDNRLRQTRKKTSETRPQPHKEIKRTPMREVIALLIQNPSYAEMVPDLSTVRELTVPGLSLFAEVLDYCHQHPNITTGQLLERWRNSSQEALLSRLAGWEIPLDEDNQQDIFLDSLDKILAQCVEKQIENLQARERSVGLSTEERRELLALMLDLKA is encoded by the coding sequence ATGGCAGGACACATCCCTCGAAGTTTCATTGATGATCTCCTTGCTCGACTTGATATCGTCGACATTATTGACGCTCGCGTAAAACTTAAGAAAAAAGGCAAAAACTACGGCGCTTGTTGCCCTTTCCATAACGAAAAGACCCCATCATTTAGCGTTTCTCAAGAAAAGCAGTTCTATCACTGTTTTGGCTGTGGCGTACACGGTAACGCCATCGACTTTATGATGGAGTATGAACGCCTCGATTTTGTTGAAGCGATTGAAGAACTGGCTTCTTACCTGGGCTTAGAAGTTCCACGAGAGCAACGCCAAGGTGGCAGTTTTCAATCCAACCAACCTAAAGCCAACTCTGAACAGAAGCGGAATCTGTATGACTTAATGGGCAGCATTGGTCAGTTCTACCGCGACCAACTTAAGCAACCTAAAAGCAAAGTCGCCATTGATTATCTCAAAGAACGTGGCTTGTCTGGTCAAATCGTGCAGAAGTTTGGTATTGGCTATGTAGCCGATGAATGGGACCTTGTACGCAAGAACTTTGGTCAAACACCGCAGACACAAGAGATGTTAGTCTCTGGTGGTATGCTGATTGAGAATGACAAAGGTAACCGCTACGACCGTTTCCGTGGTCGTGTGATGTTCCCGATTCGCGATCGCCGTGGAAGAGTGATTGGTTTTGGTGGTCGAGTGATTGGTGATGGTACGCCGAAATACCTTAACTCTCCTGAAACGCCTATTTTCCACAAAGGTAAAGAGTTGTACGGCTTGTATGAAGTTATGCAAGCCTACCGCGAGCCTACGCAAATCCTAGTTGTGGAAGGCTACATGGATGTGGTTGCTCTAGCGCAGTATGGCGTCGATTATTCAGTTGCCTCACTGGGTACTTCAACTACAGGTGATCATATTCAACTGCTGTTCCGTCAGACCAATACCGTGGTTTGTTGCTACGATGGTGACCGAGCAGGTAAAGAAGCAGCATGGCGAGCGTTAGAGAACGCTCTGCAATACCTAAAAACCGGCAATACGCTTAAATTCTTGTTCTTACCCGATGGCGAAGATCCTGACAGCTATGTCCGTAAGTACGGCAAAGAAGCATTTGAACAACAAATAGAACAAGCAACGCCACTTTCGAGCTACTTGTTCGACAACTTGATTGAAATCCATAGTCTGAATCTTGGAAGCAATGAAGGTAAATCCGCACTTCGAGCTCATGCCAGTGCATTGATTGATAAAATTCCAGATCCTTACTTCCAAGAACTGCTCGAAAAACTATTGGATGAGCGTACCGGCTTTGACAATCGTCTACGCCAGACACGTAAGAAAACCAGCGAAACTCGACCTCAACCGCATAAAGAGATCAAACGTACGCCTATGCGCGAAGTGATCGCTTTGCTTATTCAAAATCCGAGCTATGCTGAAATGGTACCAGACCTCTCTACTGTGAGAGAGTTAACAGTACCGGGACTAAGTTTATTTGCTGAGGTGCTTGATTATTGTCATCAGCATCCCAATATCACTACGGGTCAGTTATTAGAACGCTGGCGAAATAGTAGCCAAGAGGCACTTTTATCTCGTCTCGCTGGGTGGGAAATCCCCCTCGACGAAGATAATCAACAAGATATATTTTTAGATTCATTGGACAAGATTCTTGCCCAATGCGTCGAAAAACAAATTGAAAACCTGCAGGCCAGAGAAAGAAGTGTCGGTTTATCAACCGAAGAAAGAAGGGAGCTGCTAGCTTTGATGCTAGATTTAAAAGCGTAA
- a CDS encoding GatB/YqeY domain-containing protein gives MALIDKLKEEQKLAMKAKDKMRLGTIRLALSAIKQREVDERITLGEDDILAVLTKMVKQRRDSVAQFESAGRQDLADAEKAEITVLEDFMPQPLTDEEVAALIDSAITESGAAGMQDMGKVMGVLKPQIQGRADMGKVSGLVRAKLA, from the coding sequence ATGGCTCTGATTGACAAACTCAAAGAAGAGCAAAAATTAGCGATGAAAGCCAAGGACAAAATGCGCCTTGGCACTATTCGTTTAGCTCTGTCAGCAATTAAGCAACGTGAAGTCGACGAACGGATCACTCTGGGCGAAGACGACATTCTTGCCGTGTTGACCAAAATGGTTAAACAACGTCGCGACTCTGTGGCTCAATTTGAATCAGCAGGTCGTCAAGATCTTGCAGATGCTGAGAAGGCTGAAATCACTGTACTTGAGGACTTTATGCCTCAACCGCTTACTGACGAAGAAGTCGCTGCGCTAATTGATAGTGCAATTACTGAATCTGGTGCTGCGGGCATGCAAGACATGGGTAAAGTGATGGGCGTTCTTAAGCCTCAAATTCAAGGGCGCGCAGATATGGGTAAAGTTAGCGGTTTAGTTCGCGCTAAACTGGCTTAA
- a CDS encoding undecaprenyl-diphosphate phosphatase, which yields MSYFEAFVLALIQGLTEFLPISSSAHLILPSAVLGWEDQGLAFDVAVHVGTLAAVVIYFRKEVISLLSAFLGSIFKGERSKEAKLAWMIILATIPACVFGLLMKDIIELYLRSAWVIATTTIVFGLLLWYVDKNSKLADDEYQADWKKALFIGIAQAMAMIPGTSRSGATITAALYLGFTREAAARFSFLMSIPIILLAGGYLGLKLVTSGEPIHLGFLLTGIVTSFISAYICIHFFLKLISRMGMTPFVIYRLILGVGLFAFLMMS from the coding sequence ATGAGTTATTTTGAAGCTTTTGTTCTTGCTTTGATTCAAGGACTAACCGAATTTTTGCCTATTTCTAGTTCTGCGCATCTGATTCTTCCATCGGCCGTTCTGGGTTGGGAAGACCAGGGGTTAGCGTTTGATGTCGCAGTGCATGTTGGTACTTTAGCTGCGGTAGTGATCTATTTCCGCAAAGAAGTGATCAGCTTACTCTCCGCATTCTTAGGTTCGATTTTCAAAGGCGAGCGCAGCAAAGAAGCCAAGTTGGCATGGATGATTATCTTAGCGACCATTCCAGCCTGTGTGTTTGGCTTGCTGATGAAAGACATTATCGAGCTGTATTTACGTAGTGCTTGGGTTATTGCAACGACAACCATCGTATTTGGTTTACTGCTTTGGTATGTCGATAAAAACTCAAAGTTAGCCGATGATGAGTATCAAGCTGATTGGAAGAAAGCGTTGTTTATTGGTATCGCTCAAGCAATGGCAATGATCCCTGGCACGTCTCGCTCTGGTGCAACCATCACTGCGGCTCTGTATCTTGGTTTTACCCGTGAAGCGGCGGCACGTTTTTCGTTTCTAATGTCGATTCCAATCATTTTGTTAGCGGGCGGTTATCTAGGCCTTAAGCTAGTCACGAGTGGTGAACCTATCCACTTAGGCTTTTTACTGACAGGGATTGTGACTTCTTTTATTAGTGCCTACATCTGTATCCACTTCTTCTTGAAGCTTATTTCTCGCATGGGCATGACACCATTTGTTATCTACCGTTTGATTTTAGGTGTCGGCTTGTTTGCGTTTTTAATGATGAGCTAA
- the tsaD gene encoding tRNA (adenosine(37)-N6)-threonylcarbamoyltransferase complex transferase subunit TsaD has protein sequence MRIIGIETSCDETGIAIYDDEKGLLSHQLYSQVKLHADYGGVVPELASRDHVKKTIPLIKAAMAEANLTPKDIDGVAYTAGPGLVGALLVGATIGRSIAYAWGVPAVPVHHMEGHLLAPMLEDNPPPFPFVAVLVSGGHSMMVEVKGIGEYKILGESIDDAAGEAFDKTAKLMGLDYPGGPLLSKLAEKGTPGRFKFPRPMTDRPGLDMSFSGLKTFTANTIAANGDDEQTRADIALAFEEAVCATLTIKCKRALEQTGFKRIVIAGGVSANRRLRADLEQLAKKIGGEVYYPRTEFCTDNGAMIAYAGMQRLKNGEVADLSVQATPRWPIDQLEPIAE, from the coding sequence ATGCGCATTATTGGTATCGAAACCTCTTGTGATGAAACAGGAATTGCTATTTACGATGATGAGAAAGGACTGCTTTCGCATCAATTATATAGTCAGGTAAAACTGCACGCGGATTATGGTGGTGTAGTGCCAGAACTGGCTTCACGCGATCACGTTAAAAAGACGATTCCGTTAATTAAAGCGGCAATGGCGGAAGCGAATCTGACGCCAAAAGATATTGATGGTGTCGCTTATACCGCGGGCCCGGGTCTGGTGGGAGCACTGCTGGTTGGTGCCACTATAGGTCGTAGTATTGCTTATGCTTGGGGTGTACCTGCTGTACCTGTTCACCATATGGAAGGGCATTTATTAGCCCCAATGCTTGAAGACAATCCGCCACCTTTCCCATTTGTTGCGGTCTTGGTTTCTGGTGGTCACTCGATGATGGTTGAAGTAAAAGGTATTGGCGAATACAAGATCCTTGGTGAGTCTATTGATGACGCGGCTGGTGAAGCATTCGATAAAACCGCTAAGTTAATGGGCTTAGATTACCCGGGCGGCCCTTTACTGTCTAAACTAGCGGAAAAAGGTACGCCTGGTCGCTTTAAGTTCCCACGTCCTATGACGGATCGCCCTGGACTCGATATGAGTTTCTCGGGTCTAAAGACGTTTACTGCCAATACCATTGCTGCCAATGGTGATGATGAGCAGACCCGCGCGGATATCGCGTTGGCGTTTGAAGAAGCTGTGTGTGCGACTCTAACGATCAAATGTAAGCGAGCGCTTGAGCAAACAGGTTTTAAGCGTATCGTGATTGCTGGGGGAGTAAGCGCCAACCGTCGCTTACGTGCTGATCTTGAGCAGCTCGCAAAGAAAATCGGTGGCGAAGTTTACTACCCACGCACTGAGTTCTGTACAGATAATGGTGCAATGATCGCGTATGCAGGTATGCAGCGACTGAAAAATGGTGAAGTGGCCGATCTTTCGGTTCAAGCGACACCACGTTGGCCTATCGATCAACTAGAGCCAATTGCTGAATAA
- the plsY gene encoding glycerol-3-phosphate 1-O-acyltransferase PlsY, whose product MTPLALFMIIFAYMLGSISSAVLICRVLRLPDPRGVGSNNPGATNVLRIGGKKAAVAVLLCDMLKGTIPVWGGYFLDIDPIILGVIAIAACLGHMYPLFFHFKGGKGVATALGAIAPIGLDLTGMIIATWLSVAFLFRYSSLAAIVTVLLAPFYTWMVKPQYTLPVAMLCCLIIFRHHQNIKRLFEGTEPKVGEKKNGLNKAS is encoded by the coding sequence ATGACCCCACTAGCACTGTTTATGATCATCTTTGCCTATATGCTAGGCTCGATATCGAGTGCTGTGCTTATTTGTCGTGTTCTGCGATTACCGGATCCTCGTGGTGTTGGTTCAAACAATCCTGGCGCGACCAACGTACTAAGAATTGGCGGAAAGAAAGCAGCGGTTGCAGTTCTTCTATGTGACATGTTGAAAGGCACCATTCCTGTCTGGGGCGGTTACTTCCTTGATATTGATCCGATCATACTTGGCGTTATCGCGATTGCGGCCTGCTTAGGTCATATGTACCCGTTGTTCTTTCACTTTAAGGGCGGCAAAGGGGTAGCCACAGCGTTAGGCGCCATTGCTCCGATTGGATTAGATCTGACAGGCATGATCATCGCAACTTGGCTAAGCGTCGCGTTTTTGTTCCGCTACTCGTCTCTGGCCGCGATTGTCACTGTGTTGCTTGCCCCGTTTTATACGTGGATGGTCAAGCCGCAATATACACTGCCAGTAGCCATGCTGTGCTGTTTGATCATTTTCCGCCATCATCAAAACATTAAACGTCTATTTGAAGGAACGGAACCTAAAGTGGGTGAAAAGAAGAATGGATTAAATAAAGCCTCATAG
- the rpoD gene encoding RNA polymerase sigma factor RpoD: MDQNPQSQLKQLVIKGKEQGYLTYAEVNDHLPAEIVDSEQVEDIIQMINDMGIRVVETAPDADDLALNDDDTITDEDAAEAAAAALSSVENEIGRTTDPVRMYMREMGTVELLTREGEIDIAKRIEDGINQVQNSVAEYPGTIPYILEQFDKVQAEELRLTDLITGFVDPDADETAAPTATHIGSELAESDLEDEDAEEKDEEESEDDEEEEEDTGIDPELALEKFTALRNTFQNYQLACNEYGNESPKATLAHEMVIDVFKEFRLTPKQFDYLVEELRTSMERVRTQERLIMKASVEYGKMPKKSFITLFTGNESSEAWLDEILSSDKPYAEKIRRSEDDIRRSIAKLKVIEEETSLTVQNIKDISRRMSIGEAKARRAKKEMVEANLRLVISIAKKYTNRGLQFLDLIQEGNIGLMKAVDKFEYRRGYKFSTYATWWIRQAITRSIADQARTIRIPVHMIETINKLNRISRQMLQEMGREPLPEELAERMQMPEDKIRKVLKIAKEPISMETPIGDDEDSHLGDFIEDTTLELPLDSATAGSLKVATKDVLAGLTPREAKVLRMRFGIDMNTDHTLEEVGKQFDVTRERIRQIEAKALRKLRHPSRSETLRSFLDE; the protein is encoded by the coding sequence ATGGATCAAAATCCGCAGTCACAGCTAAAACAACTTGTCATTAAAGGCAAGGAACAAGGCTATCTGACGTACGCAGAAGTAAACGACCACCTACCGGCAGAGATTGTCGATTCAGAGCAGGTCGAAGATATCATTCAGATGATCAACGATATGGGCATTCGAGTAGTAGAAACTGCTCCTGATGCTGATGATCTTGCACTGAATGATGACGATACAATTACCGATGAAGATGCAGCCGAAGCTGCTGCTGCTGCGCTTTCAAGCGTAGAGAACGAAATCGGCCGCACTACTGACCCAGTACGTATGTACATGCGTGAAATGGGTACTGTTGAGCTATTGACTCGTGAAGGCGAGATCGATATTGCGAAACGAATTGAAGATGGTATCAACCAAGTTCAAAACTCAGTAGCTGAGTATCCAGGCACTATCCCATACATCCTTGAGCAATTTGATAAAGTTCAGGCTGAAGAGCTACGTCTTACCGATCTTATTACAGGTTTCGTAGACCCAGATGCTGATGAGACGGCTGCTCCAACAGCAACTCACATCGGTTCTGAGCTTGCTGAATCAGATCTTGAAGATGAAGATGCTGAAGAGAAAGACGAAGAAGAGTCTGAAGACGATGAAGAAGAAGAGGAAGATACAGGCATCGACCCTGAGCTTGCTCTAGAGAAGTTCACGGCTTTACGTAACACATTCCAGAACTATCAGCTTGCGTGTAACGAGTACGGCAACGAAAGTCCGAAAGCGACACTGGCTCATGAGATGGTTATCGACGTCTTCAAAGAGTTCCGTCTAACGCCTAAACAGTTCGACTACCTAGTTGAAGAGCTACGTACTTCTATGGAACGTGTACGTACTCAAGAACGCTTAATCATGAAAGCGTCTGTTGAGTACGGCAAGATGCCGAAGAAATCGTTCATCACGCTATTCACTGGCAATGAGTCAAGTGAAGCATGGCTAGACGAAATCCTCTCTTCTGATAAGCCATACGCTGAAAAGATTCGTCGTAGCGAAGACGACATCCGTCGCTCTATCGCGAAACTGAAAGTGATCGAAGAAGAGACATCACTAACGGTTCAGAACATCAAAGACATCAGCCGTCGTATGTCTATCGGTGAAGCGAAAGCTCGCCGTGCGAAGAAAGAGATGGTTGAAGCGAACTTACGTCTAGTAATCTCTATCGCGAAGAAATACACCAACCGTGGTCTACAGTTCTTGGATCTGATCCAGGAAGGTAACATCGGTCTGATGAAAGCGGTAGATAAGTTCGAATACCGTCGTGGTTACAAGTTCTCGACTTACGCGACATGGTGGATCCGTCAGGCAATCACTCGTTCAATCGCAGACCAAGCTCGTACGATTCGTATCCCGGTACACATGATCGAAACGATCAACAAGCTTAACCGTATCTCTCGTCAAATGTTGCAAGAGATGGGTCGTGAGCCGCTACCGGAAGAGTTGGCTGAACGCATGCAAATGCCGGAAGACAAAATCCGTAAAGTACTGAAGATCGCCAAAGAACCAATCTCAATGGAAACACCAATCGGTGATGACGAAGATTCGCATCTAGGTGATTTCATTGAAGATACAACGCTTGAGCTACCACTAGACTCTGCAACTGCAGGCAGCCTAAAAGTAGCAACCAAAGACGTTCTAGCGGGTCTTACACCGCGTGAAGCGAAAGTACTACGTATGCGTTTCGGTATCGATATGAACACTGACCACACTCTCGAAGAGGTGGGTAAGCAGTTTGACGTAACACGTGAGCGTATCCGTCAGATCGAAGCTAAAGCACTACGTAAACTTCGTCACCCTAGCCGTTCAGAAACTCTGCGCAGCTTCCTAGACGAGTAA
- the rpsU gene encoding 30S ribosomal protein S21: protein MPVVKVRENEPFDVALRRFKRSCEKAGILSEVRRREHYEKPTTVRKRAKAAAQKRHAKKLARENARRVRLY from the coding sequence ATGCCAGTAGTTAAAGTACGTGAAAACGAACCGTTCGACGTTGCTCTACGTCGTTTCAAACGCTCTTGCGAAAAAGCAGGTATCCTTTCTGAAGTGCGTCGTCGTGAGCACTACGAAAAACCAACTACAGTTCGCAAACGCGCTAAAGCAGCAGCTCAAAAGCGTCACGCTAAGAAGCTAGCTCGCGAAAACGCTCGTCGCGTTCGCCTGTACTAA
- a CDS encoding sce7725 family protein — translation MYYPTLRGKQFELIALRELSSRLSKELFCPIIEPVRSKLQALGKTISFLNESDIEPIVIVNPSLGDFSEQSFYNIESKLREEAQELRFMPCFSTKKQTTESLQQLISSTSVPFAIFVEEGLSREMLPLLSDASLVITTKYQRSAFKDLERVVIVEDSFSRASRNSDYPERSYFSDRHTDFQEGKNVCGYGDYTITGNDFLESGGPAFVVTIHLSYIDPDEFDAMYIRHFKSFDDNSPTRPGEKFGDALEKLISFCDSNPDLFEQTLGLEGFRKLNLQDHFPGLGQVKKLSMQHHIETLAMYGVK, via the coding sequence ATGTACTACCCAACTCTTAGAGGCAAACAGTTCGAGCTGATAGCCCTTCGCGAATTATCATCAAGATTAAGCAAAGAGTTATTTTGCCCAATAATTGAGCCAGTAAGAAGTAAACTACAAGCGCTAGGAAAAACGATTTCCTTTCTCAATGAATCAGATATTGAGCCTATTGTAATCGTCAATCCTAGTTTAGGTGATTTTAGCGAGCAGTCGTTTTATAACATTGAAAGTAAGTTGCGAGAAGAAGCTCAAGAACTTCGTTTCATGCCATGCTTTTCGACTAAGAAGCAGACTACTGAATCACTACAACAATTAATTTCTAGCACTTCAGTTCCATTTGCAATCTTTGTGGAGGAGGGATTAAGCCGAGAAATGCTACCACTTCTTTCTGACGCAAGTTTGGTAATCACCACCAAATATCAGCGTTCTGCCTTTAAGGACTTAGAGCGTGTCGTTATTGTTGAAGATAGTTTCTCCCGCGCTTCACGAAATTCAGATTACCCTGAACGTTCATACTTTTCTGACCGACATACAGACTTCCAAGAAGGCAAAAATGTTTGTGGCTACGGGGATTACACTATAACGGGGAATGATTTCTTAGAAAGTGGTGGCCCTGCATTTGTTGTAACGATCCACCTATCCTACATAGATCCTGATGAATTTGACGCTATGTACATTCGTCACTTCAAATCATTTGATGATAACTCTCCGACTAGGCCTGGAGAAAAATTTGGTGATGCGTTAGAAAAGCTGATTAGTTTTTGTGATTCCAATCCAGATCTTTTCGAGCAAACTTTGGGACTAGAAGGGTTTAGAAAGTTAAATTTACAGGATCATTTTCCTGGATTAGGACAGGTGAAAAAACTTTCAATGCAGCATCATATTGAAACTCTTGCCATGTACGGAGTTAAATGA
- the ftsB gene encoding cell division protein FtsB, producing the protein MRIFALTLTLVLGWLQFELWFGKNGISDFQAVNAETQVQHQVNGNLKTRNDEMFAEIDDLRQGLDAIEERARHELGMIKEGETFYRIVGEDN; encoded by the coding sequence ATGCGGATTTTTGCACTGACCCTAACCTTAGTTTTAGGCTGGCTACAATTTGAACTGTGGTTCGGCAAAAATGGCATTTCCGATTTTCAGGCCGTGAATGCTGAAACTCAAGTTCAGCACCAAGTGAATGGCAACTTAAAAACTCGCAATGATGAAATGTTTGCGGAGATTGATGATTTACGCCAAGGGCTTGATGCGATTGAAGAACGCGCTCGCCATGAGCTTGGTATGATCAAAGAAGGGGAAACTTTCTATCGTATCGTTGGAGAGGACAATTAA
- a CDS encoding sce7726 family protein, with translation MRVKDAARIFSSSYLKRLAEGDFSLLSRVASEFDLCDGSNDTIRDIYERVYMEVCQHYRFEYFYKNTLVNKQLLGRHSLNTATMLSEFRVGQNVADCVLLNGASTCYEIKTEYDSLERLEEQLNSYCSVFDSVYVVCDEKHLDKIIETTPGEVGIIQLTKRNTLSPKRQATDLRTRDISVENVMGSLRADEYKHLAKMISGNVPNVSNIKMYSACYQIISEADPSEIRKQYREILKAHRKPNIPFVLSLPKSLKNAGISYKFNSRIQSQLIDILDNNLCKGRSCTTQLLEANSSS, from the coding sequence ATGAGAGTTAAAGATGCAGCAAGAATCTTCAGCAGCAGTTACCTAAAACGGTTAGCTGAGGGAGACTTTTCATTGCTTTCGAGAGTAGCGTCAGAGTTTGATCTTTGTGACGGTTCAAACGATACGATTAGAGATATCTATGAGCGTGTCTATATGGAAGTCTGTCAGCACTATCGCTTTGAGTACTTTTACAAAAACACCTTAGTAAATAAGCAGTTGCTTGGCAGACACTCATTGAATACAGCCACAATGCTCTCTGAATTTCGAGTTGGGCAAAATGTTGCCGATTGTGTTTTGTTAAATGGCGCATCCACATGCTATGAGATTAAAACTGAATATGATTCGTTAGAGCGGCTAGAAGAGCAACTTAACTCATATTGTTCTGTTTTTGATAGTGTATATGTTGTATGTGATGAAAAACACTTAGACAAAATAATAGAAACTACTCCAGGTGAAGTCGGTATAATCCAACTAACGAAACGAAACACCCTTTCCCCTAAACGACAAGCAACTGACTTACGAACCCGAGACATTAGTGTAGAAAATGTTATGGGCTCTCTTCGTGCTGATGAGTATAAACATTTAGCAAAAATGATTAGTGGTAATGTCCCGAATGTTAGCAATATCAAAATGTACTCAGCTTGCTACCAGATTATTTCTGAAGCGGATCCTAGTGAAATAAGGAAGCAATATAGAGAGATACTAAAAGCACACAGAAAGCCTAATATCCCTTTTGTGTTATCGTTACCTAAATCCTTGAAAAATGCAGGGATTAGCTATAAGTTTAACAGCAGAATTCAATCGCAGCTTATTGATATTCTTGACAATAACTTATGTAAGGGACGATCATGTACTACCCAACTCTTAGAGGCAAACAGTTCGAGCTGA
- the folB gene encoding bifunctional dihydroneopterin aldolase/7,8-dihydroneopterin epimerase yields the protein MDKVFIEQLEVITTIGVYDWEQEIKQKLVLDIEMAHDNRPAGKSDDVVDALDYAQVSQAVLSHIEGGRFLLVERVAEEVAELIMSRFNVPWIKIRLTKPGAVPQAAGVGVVIERGTA from the coding sequence ATGGATAAAGTATTTATTGAGCAACTCGAAGTGATTACTACGATTGGAGTGTACGATTGGGAGCAAGAGATTAAGCAAAAATTGGTGCTTGATATCGAAATGGCTCACGATAACCGTCCTGCGGGTAAAAGCGATGATGTGGTTGATGCGCTTGATTATGCTCAGGTTAGCCAAGCGGTGCTCTCTCATATCGAAGGTGGTCGATTCCTGTTAGTCGAGCGTGTTGCAGAAGAAGTCGCTGAACTGATTATGTCTCGTTTCAATGTTCCTTGGATTAAAATTCGTCTTACTAAACCGGGGGCAGTCCCTCAAGCAGCAGGCGTAGGTGTGGTGATTGAAAGAGGCACTGCATGA